A window from Fervidicoccaceae archaeon encodes these proteins:
- a CDS encoding DUF296 domain-containing protein produces the protein MSSSFAIKVLKIPEGSSFPEELEREIEKLGLKGGMVMGIGGFESLELGILNPTTREYAVNKYTSTDNVNLEGVSIIGNYFVRSDGKIATHIHVSIATGRESSAGGHLIRGRVKPFLELFLIEVGEEVRRAFVHRDVQKK, from the coding sequence GTGAGTAGCTCCTTTGCAATAAAGGTTCTAAAAATACCGGAAGGTTCCTCATTTCCAGAAGAGCTTGAAAGGGAGATAGAGAAGCTTGGATTGAAGGGAGGAATGGTAATGGGAATTGGAGGCTTCGAGAGCTTGGAACTTGGAATCCTGAATCCAACTACAAGAGAATACGCTGTAAACAAATACACAAGCACAGACAATGTGAATTTGGAGGGCGTTTCAATAATTGGAAATTACTTTGTGAGGAGCGATGGAAAGATTGCAACGCATATACACGTGTCAATAGCAACAGGAAGGGAGAGCTCAGCAGGAGGACATCTAATAAGAGGAAGGGTGAAGCCATTTCTGGAGCTCTTCCTAATAGAAGTGGGAGAAGAGGTTAGAAGAGCTTTCGTTCATAGAGATGTACAGAAAAAATGA
- the tnpA gene encoding IS200/IS605 family transposase codes for MEGYSQAWFEFRSTRHARYWCGYHFVWIPKYRRGVLVGEVAEYTKEVLRQILLELGCESIAIEVLPDHVHVFCSCPPRLSPAYVVNYLKGKSARRILQKFPELKAGATRGKLWSRSYFVATVGSVSADAVKRYVEEQWEKER; via the coding sequence GTGGAGGGCTACTCTCAGGCGTGGTTTGAGTTTAGGAGCACTAGGCATGCTAGGTACTGGTGTGGCTACCACTTTGTGTGGATTCCTAAGTACCGTAGAGGTGTTCTCGTAGGCGAAGTTGCCGAATACACTAAAGAGGTACTGAGGCAGATACTTCTTGAGCTCGGATGCGAGTCTATAGCTATCGAGGTGCTACCGGACCATGTTCATGTGTTCTGCTCATGCCCTCCACGGCTATCCCCAGCCTATGTGGTGAACTACCTCAAGGGTAAGAGCGCTAGGAGGATACTGCAAAAATTCCCGGAGCTGAAGGCTGGTGCTACTAGAGGTAAGCTATGGTCTAGAAGCTACTTCGTAGCAACAGTTGGTAGTGTGTCAGCAGATGCTGTCAAGAGGTATGTGGAGGAGCAGTGGGAGAAAGAGAGATGA
- a CDS encoding transposase: MGEREMRRTAVLRIAPDRDSENKLKLLCSLSAKLWNEVNYARRRMFFEEKRVDLRTTYREFYENYKALIGSATAQQVLNKNDEAWRSFFSLLKAKKECKLPPFVKKVNPPGYRKRGGSRELWCVLRNDQYRFDGEYIVFKGLGAIGSIRVRYIGRVNVRGKQGRAEIRYDSDERKWYIHVVFEVSEKLVKEKWVEVPMNPLRDKVAGVDIGINNLLAVYVEDGSALLVSGRPLKSTSFYWRKKIADYQSTLNRYGLRTSRRLRRMYKKWRRQVKNYINWAVRNTVEWLYWRGVSRVIVGYPKYIAQNSSKSSKINFEVVHTWTYGYLLMRIAEVGEEYGIRVELVSEESTSTTCPLCKAKNQDHKRVYRGLFKCYKHSKVFNADLVGAYNVLLKAKTIPPSPALHGVGVTSPRPGVDLNLTRAGNVAPNLPETLAL, encoded by the coding sequence GTGGGAGAAAGAGAGATGAGGAGAACAGCAGTACTGAGAATAGCACCAGATAGAGATTCAGAGAACAAGCTCAAGCTACTTTGCTCGTTGTCAGCTAAGCTATGGAACGAAGTCAACTACGCTAGGAGGAGAATGTTCTTCGAGGAGAAGAGAGTAGACTTGAGAACAACGTATAGAGAGTTCTACGAGAATTACAAAGCTTTGATAGGTTCAGCTACAGCTCAGCAGGTCCTGAACAAGAACGATGAAGCTTGGAGAAGCTTCTTCTCACTACTGAAAGCGAAGAAAGAATGTAAGCTACCACCGTTCGTAAAGAAAGTGAATCCACCGGGGTATAGGAAGAGAGGCGGGTCGAGGGAGCTGTGGTGTGTTCTCAGGAACGATCAGTACAGGTTCGATGGAGAATACATTGTATTCAAGGGATTGGGTGCGATCGGGAGCATCAGAGTGAGGTACATCGGTAGAGTAAACGTTAGAGGTAAGCAGGGAAGGGCTGAGATACGCTACGACAGTGATGAAAGGAAGTGGTACATACATGTAGTGTTCGAGGTCTCTGAGAAGCTGGTTAAGGAAAAATGGGTTGAGGTACCAATGAACCCCTTGAGAGATAAAGTTGCTGGAGTAGATATTGGTATAAACAACCTGCTAGCAGTATATGTAGAGGATGGTTCTGCTCTACTCGTTTCGGGTAGACCTTTGAAGAGCACTAGCTTCTACTGGAGGAAGAAGATAGCGGATTACCAGTCCACTTTGAACAGGTACGGGTTGAGAACCTCCAGGAGGCTTAGGAGAATGTACAAAAAGTGGAGGAGGCAGGTGAAGAACTACATCAACTGGGCTGTGAGGAACACTGTGGAGTGGTTGTACTGGAGAGGAGTATCAAGAGTGATAGTTGGCTATCCAAAGTACATTGCTCAGAACAGCAGTAAAAGCTCCAAGATCAACTTCGAGGTGGTTCACACATGGACATATGGGTATCTGCTAATGAGAATTGCCGAAGTTGGAGAAGAGTACGGTATCAGAGTAGAGCTTGTCAGCGAAGAGAGCACATCCACCACCTGTCCACTATGCAAAGCGAAAAACCAGGACCATAAGAGAGTATACAGAGGATTATTCAAGTGCTATAAACACAGCAAAGTATTCAACGCGGACCTAGTCGGAGCATACAATGTTCTGCTCAAAGCAAAAACCATACCCCCGAGCCCCGCTCTACACGGGGTAGGGGTAACGAGCCCGAGACCAGGCGTGGATCTGAACCTGACGAGAGCCGGGAATGTAGCTCCAAACCTCCCCGAAACCCTCGCACTTTAG